A window of Hordeum vulgare subsp. vulgare chromosome 5H, MorexV3_pseudomolecules_assembly, whole genome shotgun sequence genomic DNA:
GTCTTAACCAGTCGTCGATCCATAGCCCGATGGCAGTGTTGTGCTGGCTTATACTAGCGcttgtaggagggcgtgggttcgagtccccccctcggcgccgTTTTATTCTTTCGTATTGATTTATTCCTGCAGGTAGCTTACTTTGCCACTTTCCCTTCTCCTgttaacatcagtagcagcagcgcagtggtgtgtggtggtgttgttgcactAAGGGGACTGGGGTTCGAAACCCAGTGAgcccagttttctttttctttattttttttctgtttacaGTCATTTTTTCCCCCTTGCTATGTGAGCAACCCCTTGTCCAGCTCAGAGTATATTTTGCCCTATGTGGTTCTTTCTTCCATGTTAATTGTAGGAGGTGTAGGAGTAGATTGTGATGATATTAGTGGTGAATCTATGCCTATGTATTCCTTCCTTCCATGTTACTTGTTGGGGAAGTAGGAGAAGAATTGTGATGGTAGTAGTGGTGTGGGCCTAGGCGTTCGTAAATGGTGCTTGAGGTGtgatgtgtgtgcaagtgtgtgtatatTGGTGCTCTCACTTGGGTGCCTTGCTAGCCTAgtgcatgtgggtgctagtggcCCTCATGAGGGTGgccttgtgcaagtgtgtgaaTGTAGGGGTGCCCTCCCCACCACATATAATTGTGTGAGCGAGCTAATTCTAGTGCTTATTGCCAtcatagcatgtgtaggtgtggattCCTAGTTTAGCTAGGGTAGGTTGTTGTGAGGGTTGCACCTTGAGTAAGACATGATTCCTAGGAAGatcctagtaatgcatgtgagagtgtgtaccatcacatgcccatatgtggggggtgcatactctcttgATAGCCTAGGGTTCCattgtgatgtgcttgatctagtagtattgtgatatgggtgttggtgttgttgatgtgcatgacacaaacatggggttcaaacccccatgtcactttttcattgtgcacataagattcacctatgcatttgtcatcttagaagcataccttgtggaattgcattttcattttgttgaaagtttgggctttgtttccatggtttagagggagcccaagggcatgaattTTTGTGTGTTGgtggtaggggtttgtgctcaacaccatagtggtgtcaatcacctcttggtgacatgtgtgtgcaaactatgcctagacaaagtgggcatgtggctggaaaattccagatttttgaactctgaaaatttcactaagtctggaatgctgaaaacattttcttcccctgtagataaggttgtgctggtcattatgttgagaactggacttagttcagtgctagttttttgaacctggtatgtttgtgaagcttcctgtcaattttcaagtcatttggagtccagtagcttgtgttttgattgctgtcaaaaagcttcagaacagaacctcaggtgcaggaattttctctAAGTccttgagaactgatggttttgggaaagtttgtggccttgtatcttctagattttaattccttttgctgtgattcttgctggaaattgtagtgttcttggttggcaacagccacatatattatttgtcttatttgaagacctgtagctatgtggcatgtggctcacaaacagctaagatgcagaaactggcagattgcgtagttttgccattttgttcaaagtttgtgtttaattgttgttggggtgttctaccttgctccatttcattcatgttgggttaatatatgtcttggcaacctgggaacaccagatttgtgccaattgtgtgtgtggtgatgaatctttcacgtagagcttcatatcgtgtttcgttgattcccgttgatccgtagctccgtttgcaaagttctttacatggttttgcaccgtcTTTACGAGATGCatttgttcatatcattcccatgcatgtccaaatagtttagtgcaaatttctgtccaggaacttgttgtagtttatcttgcttgtgctagtgttagaaatagtggtgcatgctcaactttcatctcatgcatcatgtgattgttgcattttgtggttctGCTgtgcattggctgttattcttgtgttgggtagcaccgggagcggagaccgattacgtggagtcaggagagtacgtgcaggacgatccagaaccattccaagctgaggatatcacaggcaagatgacatgaccttgatcccatctctagacttgttatgttagtttcgattccatgtcaatttgctcgctgcctaccactgaaaatatattgcctcttcatgtgccatgagcctaaacaccttactctttcctagcaaacttgcatggctaggtaggcttgctcagctactaatgttagcgttgataGCTGCAGGTGCcttaactcatgtgatgacatgagcttgatatcattatattcattcctgttatttaattaatgtatctatatatttggtaaatgacgggaggcctagccttttgccgggtgtcttgttccgttattgccgccttagttaccggttaccggtgtttgattccataatgatcgctcctaacacgttcggagttgttatggggacccccttgataaatcgcgtagtgttaaggcttgtccgacaggacccaactttggtattaatctgctaatcagttaataataaactgcatagggaatagctaccccgaggaacttaatcaacaacccgggccagtgctcctcatgagtgttggtccaaaccagagcagcttattacgctccccggggcaactcagagttttggcgtggtaaccatcgctcatccggcgtgtcctgagactgagatacgcggctcttatcggggtcgtcgacacgtcgggaggtcctgctagccttgtcttaccttagcggtatatcttgcgtataggaatcccggtgaagctttggtttcacccagagttgaggttttcctctaaggaatccgacgagatcacgagattcgtgatagaggatgcctttgcggcctgtgttcgtttgtgatggactagttggagcacccctgcagggtttaatctttcggaaagccgtgcccgcggttatgtggctacttggaatattttgctaacatccggtattagaaaacttaaacataaactaataaaatatgccaactgtgtgtgtaaccgtgactgtcccttcgaagtcctctcttcgatcgggaacacggtggggttatgaatgccgtaggtaggtcttcaggatcactttctgatcaagtattctcgatcgttagcgtaaaccacttttacttccttctcgcgtaagttagccacttattcaatcagaggatgcagcagcctgaaacacttcttaCCTTCCTTACCCatcaacatgactagttctggcaccaaggtcttagattgctgagtccccgtggctcacggattcctccgaaacttccagcaggtacaggtaccccagagaccgatgatcccgatggcacccagctggcgtggcagtacgacgaggagacagaccgcctttacgtgaactatccagaggactgagccgtggtcgtgatcgtgggcctgcagcgggtagcatagcatttcccttgttttgtagtccgtaccggaactaccttgtttgtatctgcgttgtactctgtattattaataagaagacagttgaatcccagattgtctactatatttattattatgtgctatgtttacttgcttgcaaaacacttagatgcgcttctttcctattcgggggcctcaaccaccagatcggaaaggaccgcatcttggtcgttacagaagCTCACCATTTTTTTGTTTCCATCAAGTATAAAATTGCTTCCAATGAAATATTAATTTGCTTCCATCTAAGAAGAAAAATTTGTTCTTTCAAAAGGAGTGTATTCTTTTGTTTTCATCGACTAGAGAGTCACTTCCAACCAAATACGTAGTAATCTGCGTCCATCTAAAGAGAAAAATAGTTGCACTATCGCAAAAATACATGCTTCAAACGAACTAGCCGTTTGCTTCCATGTGCATAATTTTTGCTCCATAGTTTCGTAGACAAACAATTTAAATGGAATACATGCTAAAACAAGCTGATATTTGCTCTTAGTAGCTTTCTACTTGTTGTTGTACGGGATGTGACAAACCACCATCAAGTCGATGCCTTTGGCGTGGCTTCATGGGCAAAGTGCAAATTATCTTCGCGCGGGAGTGTGCAACACTCGTCTATGTGGTGCTTCAAACTGTAGTAAGTTTTGCCTCCAGTGAGGTGGTTCTTCTGACGATATCCAAATTACATGTCAATTGCTTGAAGCAAAACATCAATTCCATGGAAGCAACAAAAGGTTTCATTGGAAACATATAAGCAAggaatatttggtgaactagtTGGAAGAACAATTGTATCGCCGAAGCACATAGTTTCACATATCGAAGCAATAAAAAAGTGGATGAAAGCAAACAACTACATATAGGAGTACTAGCAAAAGGCTTGAAAATCTTATCGTCTTAATTTTTTCTATCATGAAACATAGTGGTACAAACGGCGTGGAAGATAGCGCCGGACAAGATATATGgaatggaaaaatgtgcaaacagACTGGAAttctagaatatataaaaaaggaTAGGTACAAATATTTAAGGGGGCATTGCAATAAAGGGAAATTACAGATGCCATGATAAATATCATGGAGCATGTttgtttaaaaataaataaaaatctcCACACACCGGAAACAAATGTATTAaatcaagatggcatgatgtaattCTATCTGTACATGAGAAGCATGAAAAAAACATAGGTAGCATGGATGCTAAGCAATGATCTTTGTTGGTGATTTGGAAGCACGGATCTTCCGAAGCAATGTATCTCAAACTAGAATTAAATGGCTCGAAGCCTATGTACACATGAGAAGCTAAGCATGGTAAAGATTCAATATTCCATCCGCAAATATGTAGCATGGAAAGAAGCATATTAACATAGGTAGCATATATTGGTATTTTATCGAAAAGTTGAGCAAATAAAAGTTTGAAAATATTCTAGAAAGCCCAATACAATTCAGTGGGTAGACTATACTggtattttttaaaatttcattcTAAAAAGGCGTTTTCATCGAAAACCGTTAATGCTGGCTCCTTTGGAGTTGCTGAATTGCGCTATATTGTGCTTATTTTTAATCTTGTCATAATAAATTAATtagcaacacaaacaccaaaattGATAGAATCCGTTTGaacaaacatgaatatcataatcCACCCCAGGGCAAAACTCATCTGGTTAACTTTTCAGTTTCTATGGTGGCTTGGCCACATATATCGCCTACTATGACTATAAGGAGAAGCTTAGCCTACGAACATCAACCGGGAAGCATGTCTCAATTGCGAACGTCGAAGATGTCAAATTTTGTTGGCAATCATGGAAATTCCGTCCGATTCAATTTTGTTGGCAAGTATGGTATCATCTTGTGTTCCCAGTGAAGATCAACACAAGAACAATGTTTAACCTGATCACCTGGACGCAGAATATCTAGCTAGCAAGCAACTCGGAAAATTATAAGAAAAGGGAAGGGAAAAGCACTTTGCATGCGATAATACCCCCGCAAAATGCTCCCTTCCACACATGCGCGCGACTGCTCCCCCGGCCGGTTCCCCAAAAATTCATGGTCAAATCAATCAAACCACAGTCAATTAACCTTCTTCCTGCTAGCTCTTCGTCGTCGATCGATCGGTTGTCgattccaaaaataaaataaagtagttagtTGGTACGTACGATCGAGGATCTTGGCTGCGTGTGGGTGTAATCGATCCAAGAGGAATTGAAGAAGAGGATCCATCCATCTTGATTGGATTGGATTGGATTGGATTGGATtgaagagcaggaggaggaggaggaggaggaggagcggcggCCATGGATTGCTCGATGACGAGCAGCGTGCTGTCGGCCAACTACAACACGGTGCTGTTCGAGTTCGGCGTGACGCTGGTGACGAGCAAGATCTTGTACGCCCTCCTCCGCAACGTCTACCAGCCCCGCGTCTTCTCCGACCTCCTcgtacgcatgcattcaatcccttctccttcctcttgtcTTGTCTTGAATTAATTGGCAATGGCGGCGACGGATCCATTCATTCATGTCCTTGTGGTATCGTATCGTCAATTaatggcgatgatggcagctgggCATCATCCTGGCGCAGTTCCGCATCCTCTCCATCACCAACGCCATCAACCTGGTGTTCGGCAAGATCGGCGGCTTCATCTTCGCGCCCTACCTCTTCGCGCTCGGCGTCGAGATGGACCCCTTCACGCTCCTCGAGGCCCCCACCGCCGACACCGTCGTCGCCTACGCCGGCATCCTCTCCACCTGCGTCCTCGTCACGCTCTGCCACGCCGCCATCCTCTCCACCTCCCCCACCCACACCGGCATCGTCCACGAGCACTCCCTCCGCGCCTTCCTCGGCCTCGCCGCCGCGCTCGCCAACACCGCCTCCCCCGTCCTCACCCGCCTCGCCACCGACCTCAAGATCGCCAAGACCAACGTCGGCCGCCTCGCCGTCGGCGCCGGCCTCACCTCCGACATGCTCACCACCCTCCTCATCGCGCTCGGCAGCATGATCTGGCGCGACAGCGACGCCAACGCCGACGCGCCCTTCGCGCAGCCCGCGCTCACCGCCTCCGTCCTCGCGCTCGTCGTCATGTCCGCCTTCGTCTCCCGGGCCATGGCCGACTGGGTGGACGGCCGCAACCCCGAGGGCCGACGCATGCGCGGCTTCGACCTTTCCCTCGTCGCCCTCGTCGCCGCCACGCTCTGCTGGTTCATCTCCGTGCTCCGCCTCGACATCAACATGGCCGCCTTCCTCGTCGGCCTCGCCTTCCCCACCGACGGCCGCGTCTCGCGCCTGCTCGTCAGCAAGATCAACTTCGTGCTCTCCTCCTTCGTCCTGCCGCTCTACGTCGCCCACGTCTGCCTCTCGCTCCGGCAGACCACCGACGACATCGAGGTCACGGGCCTCACGCCCAACGAGGGCCTCCGCGCCTACGTCATGCAGCTGCCCTTCCCCTGGTGGAAGGTCTTCTTGGCCACCGCCATGGGAACACTCGGCAAGCTCATCGGCTGCACCGGTGTCGGCCTGCTCCGAGGCCTCGGCTGGCTCGAGGCGCTCGCGCTCGGCATGCTGCTCAACGTCAAGGGCTACTTCCACATCTACTGCGCGCTCGCCGCCTTCGAGGccggcatcatcaccgacaagtcATTCATGGCGATCATCTTCGTGGTGGCGCTCAACGTGGCCGTCACGCCCATGGTGGGGATGGGGATCGCGTCCTGGGCACGCCGGAGCGTGCAGTGGCGCCTCATGGGACTCCAGCACCATGACCCCTCCACCGAATTGCGCCTCGTTGCCGGCCTCCGCGGCCCGCAGGAAGTGCCGACGCTCGCGTTCCTCATGGAGTCGCTCCGGTGGGGCGCCGGCAACGGCGAGATCGCGTGCTATGCAGTCGACATGGTGCAGCTGACGGACCAGACGGCGTCATCGATCGTGAAGAGCGGCGGGTTGGACGGCGTCACGGTAGTGGACGAGGAGGTGTCGGAGATGCGCAAGCTGGTCGGCGAGGCGCTAGACGCGTACCAGGCGGAGTGCGGCGGCGAGGGTGGCAAGGTGAAGGTGCGTCGACTGCTGGCCTTGTCATCGTTCCCGGACATGCACAGCGACATGTGCATCTGCGCCGAGGACGCCATGGCGGCGTTGATCCTGCTGCCGTTCCACAAGACGCAGTGCCTGGACGGCACCATGGACGGCGGTCACTTCGGGTTCCGGTTGGTGAACCAGAAGGTGCTGCAGCTGGCGCCGTGCTCGGTGGGGATCATAGTGGACCGCGGCCTCGGCAAGCAGCAGCGTCCAGACCAGAGCACGGCACAAgcgtcggtggtggtggtgttcatcGGCGGCGCGGACGACCGGGAGGCACTGACGCTGGCGTCCTTCATGTGCAAGCAGCAGGCTTCGGTGCGGCTGACGGCGCTGCGGGTGGTGCAGAACGCGACGGCGCAGGCGCGTGCCAAGGCACGGACGAGCCTCTTCGAGTCCAAGAGCAAGCGGCACATGCCGCTGGCAGCGGCGACGACGGGGCAGGAGGAGCTGCAGGCGCAGGCGGACGACAAGTTCTTCGCGGAGTTCTACCGGAAGCACGTCGCCGGCAACAAGTCGGTGGGGTACCTGGAGAAGCACGTGGCTGACGGGGCGGAGCTGGTGGCGGTGCTGCGGGGAATGCAGGGGGACTACCGGCTGTTCGTGGTGGGAAGGGGAAGGGACCGCAACTCGGTGCTCACCGAGGGGCTGGAGGAGTGGGCAGAGTGCCTCGAGCTCGGACCCGTCGGCGACATCATCGCCTCGTCGGACTTCTCGACGACGGCATCCGTGCTCATCGTGCAGCAGTACGACGCCAAGAAGCACTACAAGGTCATCGATGAGGAGTTCATGCCCTTGTAATGCAATCCAATTCCCTTGTTTTGTTATTCCCATGTACGTAGCCACTATTTCTGTAACAATTTGTATGAAACAGGTGTTCCGGATGTATTGTTGTACAGTAAAACCGTTGTTGTATAGTAAGAGTACATTTTACTGTGGAATGGGTAGGTTTTACTCATCAAAAGAACCATAAAAGAATGCTTTCCCTTACTCCTTTGTTAATTAGAGAAAACCGAGTGAGAACTGAGGGAGTCCCGAACTAAGGCCGTGTTTAGAAccatccagattatataatccattttttataatatattgtgtctccaaacatgacaacttatgatgtagattataaaaactagatggatagattattaaaaactcataatctattcTATacgagctaaaatcagattatggattgctaatgacccattacccttgtaaagttaaaGATAATTACACTCCTACCACCGCCGCCCTCCTTTAAAAAAAACAATGGGCAGGCATGTCATTATgaaatgtaaaacctggattacagtttatataatctgcctccaaacatgtccacctagattatttttataaaccagattatatatctatcttcataatccagattatcataatctattatggttccaaacagggcctaaggaagCCCAAAATTAACGAGGTTGAAATGTTGATCAAAATCGAAATGAAAAAAATGTTATAAATAGGTTGAATTGTTATGCTCGGCCCATATAAAACACCAAACTGGACCGGGTTGATTATTATAAATGACCAATTTAATTGGTTGCAATTTTGTCACATCAGGTTGCCATGTTGGATCCGACATGGCCTAGTAAGGCCGCTAGTGACCAAAACAATTGGTCGTAGGACCAACGATCTTTCATTTTGGTCGTTAACTTTCATTGAAGACGGCCCACTTTTGACCAACTGTTT
This region includes:
- the LOC123398735 gene encoding cation/H(+) antiporter 28, with product MDCSMTSSVLSANYNTVLFEFGVTLVTSKILYALLRNVYQPRVFSDLLLGIILAQFRILSITNAINLVFGKIGGFIFAPYLFALGVEMDPFTLLEAPTADTVVAYAGILSTCVLVTLCHAAILSTSPTHTGIVHEHSLRAFLGLAAALANTASPVLTRLATDLKIAKTNVGRLAVGAGLTSDMLTTLLIALGSMIWRDSDANADAPFAQPALTASVLALVVMSAFVSRAMADWVDGRNPEGRRMRGFDLSLVALVAATLCWFISVLRLDINMAAFLVGLAFPTDGRVSRLLVSKINFVLSSFVLPLYVAHVCLSLRQTTDDIEVTGLTPNEGLRAYVMQLPFPWWKVFLATAMGTLGKLIGCTGVGLLRGLGWLEALALGMLLNVKGYFHIYCALAAFEAGIITDKSFMAIIFVVALNVAVTPMVGMGIASWARRSVQWRLMGLQHHDPSTELRLVAGLRGPQEVPTLAFLMESLRWGAGNGEIACYAVDMVQLTDQTASSIVKSGGLDGVTVVDEEVSEMRKLVGEALDAYQAECGGEGGKVKVRRLLALSSFPDMHSDMCICAEDAMAALILLPFHKTQCLDGTMDGGHFGFRLVNQKVLQLAPCSVGIIVDRGLGKQQRPDQSTAQASVVVVFIGGADDREALTLASFMCKQQASVRLTALRVVQNATAQARAKARTSLFESKSKRHMPLAAATTGQEELQAQADDKFFAEFYRKHVAGNKSVGYLEKHVADGAELVAVLRGMQGDYRLFVVGRGRDRNSVLTEGLEEWAECLELGPVGDIIASSDFSTTASVLIVQQYDAKKHYKVIDEEFMPL